One genomic segment of Tubulanus polymorphus chromosome 4, tnTubPoly1.2, whole genome shotgun sequence includes these proteins:
- the LOC141904211 gene encoding inositol hexakisphosphate kinase 1-like isoform X2 has translation MPVCLKPFQHQVGGHSNIYVYDSNTVCKSGPSIGREIIYYESLPNCLKEFTPDYRGCIDAQFEQMNDGEFCLITYPGDTVNGDTEHFGSFNQKCLNSFKLNSKFEEKAKSEADATIPAGDKNPWSTRCQMREFTRLKEAGKVSNPRKFILLENVVGKLKQPSILDLKVGTRQYGDEESLKKRQQKIATCQKTTSCTLGLRLTGMMKYQENIDKTVCKNKYFGRSLTSETFVDEIEFYLSDDTGIIRKNVVHKILSKLLRLRAVIADLDTFRFYSTSLLFIYGKHNEPVTANDNTRTVGSEDDDKVRTVGSDDDEVLVYMIDFAHSTHSGFPDPKVVYEGPDTGFLLGLDTLIGFIQHLLTEARSS, from the exons ATGCCAGTCTGTTTGAAACCCTTTCAGCATCAAGTCGGTGGTCATTCGAATATCTACGTTTATGATTCGAACACTGTTTGTAAAAGTGGACCATCGATAGGTCGAGAGATTATTTATTATGAATCACTGCCGAATTGTTTAAAGGAATTCACCCCCGATTATAGAG GTTGCATCGATGCTCAGTTTGAACAAATGAATGATGGTGAATTTTGTTTGATAACCTACCCGGGGGACACTGTGAACGGTGATACCGAACACTTCGGGAGTTTTAACCAAAAATG TTTGAATAGCTTTAAGTTAAACAGCAAATTCGAAGAAAAAGCGAAATCGGAAGCCGACGCGACGATTCCTGCCGGTGATAAAAACCCGTGGAGCACCAGGTGTCAAATGAGAGAATTTACCCGGTTAAAAGAAGCTGGAAAAGTTTCCAATCCGAGAA AATTTATTCTGCTAGAAAATGTAGTAGGTAAACTAAAACAACCGAGTATACTCGATCTGAAAGTCGGTACTCGACAATATGGCGACGAAGAATCGTTAAAGAAACGACAACAGAAGATCGCAACTTGTCAGAAGACAACGTCATGTACGCTTGGTTTACGACTTACCGGGATGATG aaatatcaAGAGAATATAGATAAGACGGTTTGTAAGAATAAATATTTCGGTCGTTCACTGACGAGTGAAACGTTCGTCGATGAGATTGAGTTCTATCTGAGCGACGATACGGGAATCATTAGAAAAAACGTCGTCCATAAAATACTGTCGAAACTGTTACGATTGCGCGCGGTTATCGCTGATTTGGATACGTTTAGATTTTATTCGACGTCGCTGTTGTTTATTTACGGTAAACACAACGAACCCGTTACCGCAAATGATAATACAAGGACGGTCGGTTCCGAGGATGATGATAAAGTTAGAACGGTCGGCTCCGACGACGATGAAGTGTTAGTTTATATGATAGATTTCGCTCATTCGACGCATAGCGGTTTCCCCGATCCGAAAGTTGTTTACGAAGGACCAGATACTGGTTTTCTACTAGGATTGGATACGCTTATAGGGTTTATACAACATCTCTTAACCGAGGCGCGTTCATCATGA
- the LOC141904211 gene encoding inositol hexakisphosphate kinase 1-like isoform X1, giving the protein MACGEICSSNGRMPVCLKPFQHQVGGHSNIYVYDSNTVCKSGPSIGREIIYYESLPNCLKEFTPDYRGCIDAQFEQMNDGEFCLITYPGDTVNGDTEHFGSFNQKCLNSFKLNSKFEEKAKSEADATIPAGDKNPWSTRCQMREFTRLKEAGKVSNPRKFILLENVVGKLKQPSILDLKVGTRQYGDEESLKKRQQKIATCQKTTSCTLGLRLTGMMKYQENIDKTVCKNKYFGRSLTSETFVDEIEFYLSDDTGIIRKNVVHKILSKLLRLRAVIADLDTFRFYSTSLLFIYGKHNEPVTANDNTRTVGSEDDDKVRTVGSDDDEVLVYMIDFAHSTHSGFPDPKVVYEGPDTGFLLGLDTLIGFIQHLLTEARSS; this is encoded by the exons ATGGCGTGTGGGGAAATATG CAGCAGTAACGGAAGGATGCCAGTCTGTTTGAAACCCTTTCAGCATCAAGTCGGTGGTCATTCGAATATCTACGTTTATGATTCGAACACTGTTTGTAAAAGTGGACCATCGATAGGTCGAGAGATTATTTATTATGAATCACTGCCGAATTGTTTAAAGGAATTCACCCCCGATTATAGAG GTTGCATCGATGCTCAGTTTGAACAAATGAATGATGGTGAATTTTGTTTGATAACCTACCCGGGGGACACTGTGAACGGTGATACCGAACACTTCGGGAGTTTTAACCAAAAATG TTTGAATAGCTTTAAGTTAAACAGCAAATTCGAAGAAAAAGCGAAATCGGAAGCCGACGCGACGATTCCTGCCGGTGATAAAAACCCGTGGAGCACCAGGTGTCAAATGAGAGAATTTACCCGGTTAAAAGAAGCTGGAAAAGTTTCCAATCCGAGAA AATTTATTCTGCTAGAAAATGTAGTAGGTAAACTAAAACAACCGAGTATACTCGATCTGAAAGTCGGTACTCGACAATATGGCGACGAAGAATCGTTAAAGAAACGACAACAGAAGATCGCAACTTGTCAGAAGACAACGTCATGTACGCTTGGTTTACGACTTACCGGGATGATG aaatatcaAGAGAATATAGATAAGACGGTTTGTAAGAATAAATATTTCGGTCGTTCACTGACGAGTGAAACGTTCGTCGATGAGATTGAGTTCTATCTGAGCGACGATACGGGAATCATTAGAAAAAACGTCGTCCATAAAATACTGTCGAAACTGTTACGATTGCGCGCGGTTATCGCTGATTTGGATACGTTTAGATTTTATTCGACGTCGCTGTTGTTTATTTACGGTAAACACAACGAACCCGTTACCGCAAATGATAATACAAGGACGGTCGGTTCCGAGGATGATGATAAAGTTAGAACGGTCGGCTCCGACGACGATGAAGTGTTAGTTTATATGATAGATTTCGCTCATTCGACGCATAGCGGTTTCCCCGATCCGAAAGTTGTTTACGAAGGACCAGATACTGGTTTTCTACTAGGATTGGATACGCTTATAGGGTTTATACAACATCTCTTAACCGAGGCGCGTTCATCATGA
- the LOC141904215 gene encoding uncharacterized protein LOC141904215, with the protein MQKIMYDFASDDIRKKYDIVNRRLVVAHAPFADEKYARDRGYKILMRTRFFSFQNVKNGNLQFTTDKLLGDDEWQIIIPKHSNHCRDILYDPIILENIFKDKMLLYNFHPNKLTAKTLGTDVLENALFTKKNNNSKNEISCISGASFSERVKIKDGVRFHIDIYSDNVGECFLHVLHQIKHSLSFEANDTDVALMINIGYNEQLQTQLQQLLTGHFGLIPRLIDNGPTAIVLEKDDI; encoded by the exons ATGCAGAAGATCATGTACGACTTTGCCTCCGACGATATTCGCAAAAAATACGACATCGTTAACAGAAGACTTGTAGTCGCCCATGCGCCATTTGCAGATGAAAAATATGCGAGAGACCGCGGTTACAAAATACTAATGAGGACG AGATTTTTTTCCTTTCAAAACGTAAAAAACGGAAATCTACAATTTACTACGGATAAACTACTCGGTGATGACGAGTGGCAAATTATCATTCCGAAACATTCAAACCATTGCAGAGATATCCTTTATGATCcgatcattttagaaaatatattcaaagatAAAATGCTACTTTACAATTTCCACCCGAACAAACTAACGGCCAAAACACTCGGCACCGATGTTCTTGAGAATGCTTTGTTCACtaagaaaaataataattcgaAAAACGAAATATCGTGTATCAGCGGCGCAAGTTTTAGCGAAAGggtcaaaataaaagatggcgtacgatttcatatcgatatatACAGCGATAATGTTGGCGAATGTTTCTTGCACGTGTTGCATCAGATTAAACATAGTTTAAGCTTTGAAGCCAACGATACCGACGTCGCGTTGATGATAAACATCGGCTACAACGAACAGTTACAAACACAGTTACAGCAACTACTCACCGGACATTTTGGACTGATACCGCGACTTATAGATAATGGCCCGACCGCTATAGtgttagaaaaagatgatatatAA